In Cygnus atratus isolate AKBS03 ecotype Queensland, Australia chromosome 5, CAtr_DNAZoo_HiC_assembly, whole genome shotgun sequence, a single window of DNA contains:
- the BDKRB2 gene encoding B2 bradykinin receptor: MVTITTENVTHLYKLMATEELTIIPADFHNDSEVHQLNGYKCINSDAWLWLQTFQPGFLWFIFILGAIENAFVLIVLCFHKGRCTVAEIYLANMALADLLLVCSLPFWAINISNNFQWPFGLFLCKAVNTVSNMNFYSSIYFLTLVSIDRYLALVKTMSLGRMRRTVCAKWNSFVVWMCALFICSPAMVFRKLQYYKEYNITACSLAYPSPYWHPANNCLLNIVGFVIPLCVITYCTTQIIKALRSSELQKMKLIQTERRATMLVFAVLLLFVICWLPFQISTFIDTICSLAKTLKCLEEINDIVTQIATYCAFSNSCLNPVLYVIVGKHFQKKAVEFYKNLLPQRCRKSQSVKAENSLDTLRTSISSEYPRKKSVFPLPR, from the coding sequence ATGGTTACCATCACAACTGAAAATGTTACACATCTTTACAAGCTTATGGCCACCGAGGAGCTCACAATCATTCCAGCAGATTTCCACAATGATTCCGAAGTTCATCAGCTGAATGGATACAAATGTATAAATTCAGATGCATGGCTATGGCTACAGACTTTTCAGCCTGGATTCCTTTGGTTTATATTTATTCTGGGAGCAATAGAAAATGCCTTTGTCCTTATCGTACTGTGTTTCCACAAGGGTCGCTGCACAGTGGCTGAAATTTACCTAGCAAACATGGCACTTGCTGACCTGCTGCTAGTCTGTTCTTTGCCTTTCTGGGCCATTaatatttctaataattttcAGTGGCCTTTTGGCCTGTTCCTCTGTAAAGCCGTCAACACAGTCAGCAACATGAACTTTTATtctagcatttattttctgacgCTAGTGAGCATTGACCGCTATCTGGCCTTGGTGAAAACCATGTCTCTGGGACGGATGCGGCGAACTGTCTGTGCCAAGTGGAATAGCTTTGTAGTCTGGATGTGCGCATTGTTCATATGCTCACCTGCGATGGTCTTCCGAAAACTACAGTATTACAAAGAATACAACATCACAGCCTGCTCTCTTGCTTATCCATCCCCCTACTGGCACCCTGCAAACAACTGCCTGCTGAATATTGTGGGCTTTGTGATCCCGCTCTGTGTAATTACCTATTGCACTACCCAGATCATCAAGGCCCTACGAAGTAGTGAATtacaaaaaatgaagttaatcCAGACAGAAAGGAGAGCCACCATGCTGGTCTTCGCTGTGCTCTTGCTGTTTGTCATTTGCTGGCTCCCATTCCAGATCAGTACATTCATCGATACAATCTGCTCCTTGgcaaaaactttgaaatgtCTTGAAGAAATCAATGACATTGTGACCCAGATAGCTACCTACTGCGCCTTTAGCAACAGCTGCTTGAACCCAGTCCTATACGTTATAGTCGGGAAGCACTTCCAGAAGAAGGCTGTGGAATTCTACAAGAACTTGCTCCCACAGAGGTGCAGAAAGTCACAGTCTGTGAAGGCAGAAAACTCCCTGGACACTTTAAGAACTTCCATTTCAAGCGAATATCCAAggaaaaagtctgttttcccaTTACCACGGTAG